A section of the Humulus lupulus chromosome 2, drHumLupu1.1, whole genome shotgun sequence genome encodes:
- the LOC133817951 gene encoding uncharacterized protein LOC133817951 — translation MNEFLNLVQGNASMTEYATEFDELAKFSLDMVPTDMERKKRFIQGLNPGIAQGIRVAPVYEVSTYAQVVEKALAVESMVVGQQSAGEHGAQIVVPPLSGASKKKSWKTEIVCNRCKRRHLGECRAKACFLCDMVGHLKKDCSRLKELEQMRIDSLTPARMFTPEQIESGTETSSSGVAGQFSSSDM, via the coding sequence atgaatgagtttctgaatcttgttcagggcaaTGCATCAATGACTGAATATGCTActgaatttgatgagttggccaagttttccttagacatggtacccacagatatggAACGGAAgaaaaggtttattcagggattgaatcctggaatagctcagggcattagagttgccccagtgtatgaagtctctacctatgctcaggtggtagagaaggctcttgctgttgagagtatggtagttgggcagcagagtgctggagagcatggagctcagatagtggtacctccacttagtggagcaagcaagaagaaaagctggaagacTGAAATAGTATGCAACCGGTGCAAGAGGCggcatctgggagaatgccgagcaaaagcATGTTTCCTATGTGACAtggttggacatctcaagaaggattgctcAAGGTTAAAGGAGCTTGAGCAGATGAGGatagacagcttgactccagctcgaatgTTTACTCCAGAGCAGATAGAGTCTGGGACTGAGACTAGCTCCTCaggagtggcaggtcagttttctagttctgatatGTGA